The Apium graveolens cultivar Ventura chromosome 10, ASM990537v1, whole genome shotgun sequence nucleotide sequence AGATTTTCAATACGCTCATAACCTTGAACTTCTCAGGGAGgtccattccagactccttcaaagcatgcactatcatctcaaactcatgcacttgctcagtcatggacttattatccaccagcttgaactcaaggaaccttgccacataatacttttccagaccttGTGAGTCATTATTATGTatctggtccagcttctcccataagagttttgcggagtaggcatcagaagaatagacatcaaacaaagtgtttgttagagCAACCAAAATGGtcgccctagccaccccatccttctcagcccacttcgcaaaagccttaactgtgtcagccttctcttgatctaGAACTgatttctcatattccacaaccaGCCACaaaccctttatagtcaaccacaatttcatccttttctgccagcgagaaaagccaatggCACCGTTGAATTTCTCTGGTAAACCAGTTAATTCAACAGCTTGTGAAAAACTATAAGTGGTCCAATCAATGACCCCAACATTTGCACCAGAACTACCACCACCTACGTGAACCTCAGTTTCACTAACCattatgataaataatataaaaccaactatctcttcaagaatgttaGAAATAAGGACTATTACAGCAACATAGAGGCAATTATATATCATATTTAACAAGCCAAGGAAAAGATAgcatgtaatatccgggatatatcgtgtaattattttgctattaaataaatattatgtgtgttcagtatctattctgtgaattaattgttaagtgttatttgtatttggatattcaaaaataatattaattgagtattttaatttttatatgtccaaaataaaatatagataattgtcatatcttcctaattatttttatgttgatttatggatttataaggatcatatgaaatttataaaatctttttccgagtatttaaaatctattttataaaaacgggaaccaatcgacgtcatccgttgttacgtttttggaacccgaaactcttccgagaactccttcctaacctaattgtaatattccgagcatattccatgtttcgactttttcgatccggcatacggtttgttctgcgcgggtccaggcgcaacattttcgatacaatcttcgtttcggtaaatcaataaaacccgtattttcgataaacgggagctttttattaaactatcacaattatcacttcataatacgtgtaaccaggcgctgagaccaagaccgtagtacaaattgtactgatttggataattatcccgaaaaccgataccgtttggatcagtttttataaataaatgtaccgttttatatccggaatgatccaacgggatactaattttccttaaatataaatagccttttaccgtattttatttcgtatcaaaatcatttgcagacagataattatataattttacagagaaaaatcatatattcataaacccttctgagaatcaaaccacaaattcaaggtgttagtgaaatccgtttggaaagttggagtaaccaaattgaaggtctcaaggagtactatcagattccagaacctgttttactgcagaatcaaaggttgattttatataaaattatttattttcgtattattttgatcaaaaatatgaatttttgttcggatgattgtttgtatgatttgatgcttgcatgttgtagagcttgttttcctgatgattttcatatgtcatacgtctgatttggagttcaataacatgctcataagtgggtttaattttcgaatttcaaaattagggtttataacccgtatgaatgttcttaattgaaatttgggggtttcttattctggaatagattgatgttgtgatatagtggattgtgttctctgtgaaatttgcaatctagtcgtataagtttcatgaatcaacgagctctgtagagaagggagttgtattttgaatatttccgaagttcgccggaaactggcaaacttcacggccaaattccggccaactcagggatgattagaacaatctgttggcatggttgtgttcctggtaaagtatagatgtaatctggaggtgttggtggggtgagaacgccgagaacgtgttctccggccacccttGTGTTTTCCGGCGGCGGGGTGTAAaatttgcaaatttaggattcctgttttaaaaatgtttaaaaatcatattttctatttatttttattataaaaattcgtttttaatttctaaaaattctaaaaaattattattttaattccaaaaattatttttaattcagagataaatctgaattaatcagttaattaatttcagttaatttttaattgattaattgatcaattaatttgaaaattaattgattaattgatttaattaattattaattgatttcagttaattatttaattagatttaattacttaaaaatgatttaaaaattccgaaaaatagtttcgagctttaaaatattattctaaattatttccaaggctcgataattattataaaattgtttcgaagccagaattggccaaccgaaccctgtttattaacccgaaattgatccaacgacccgttttaattccgaaaaatgttttaaaaatcattttaaataccagaaagcctatttatgaccctagacttctttataaatgatatgtcattgattacgtgatgtattatgtgttatacgtgacttgttgattgaatatcggtctatatatattcggtgtttacttaattattacataactttcaatccgttaatcggatttgggtgaaacgaagggtagatagaagtatgtgttgaatcgaatcgtatgagttgattattgatagatgcttatgatatgtgagcagaagaggcaagacgtagaaaagggaaacaggtagttgagaagtaagacggttgagattggaagcgagtgcaggatagtaagctaataccagacaagtgttctgaactttcttgagatattgtcgtgattgatattcctgttttatattgcaagtgctttgaagcactgaaccctaaaccttgattccagttattgatcttgagccgtaacctgattctttctagaccattgattgttgtatacccaaacacgagcctcaagtatacgatacttctccacaaatacatacaaactaaatattaaacactgaaccagattgcttacacattcaaatctTTATATTTTATGCTTTggaagaccaaatccttgaaaccctgaaacattgattcattttatccaattctttcattacctagcatccaaactttaaaaatactcttttgatccttatgcagagtaaaaccatttcattatggaacatcaaatgttgttaatgattctggttattgcttattactgtttattctgttattatgttagaattggattgtttttttataaaattgtggaccagattcgtggtcagaccatataatggtcaagttaagccaatgtgtgccttggatccagtagttagagcagtgttgtgtgctttgctcggggttagtgcgtgactgatcagcagcctaaccttggtttttgatatgaaaatataatatccaattctaaatcataatccattgttcacttgatatcataaccatgttcaactgatgatcattattctcagttttgtcattgtgacttgctgagctagttagctcatttgtgcgatattgtttctgttcttttccagttaaaaaggaaccggttggtaccgaggatccccagtccagcgcgagagctaggggttcaggttgattgagctgagcttgtaggcttcttttggaataacttaagtctgtaaaagtttgtaataatgtttaatactcagttttgagtttggaatagttgggatttgaacatttgtaatataatagtgtgtttggcttgtgtgcatactttaacctgttgcggtccgtggtggttggtaagtagggtcactgcatattatcattatctttattattgttattagcaggttataaataaggtgtgtggaccccaaacttctgacccgggtttggagggcgccacatagcAATTAACGAAATAAAGCATGTAGCTAAACAAGATGCATATCTGTAACTGTAAGAACGAAGGAAGAACAGAAAGCGTACCAGTAACCATAACTTTAACACAATGAAAAGAAACAGAAAAGCGGGGCTAACCAACAGGTACAATGCAACAAGAAAATAATCAGCTGAGTCTCCAGGCCTTGCTGGAAGCcctgactgctcttgaagagataattgCCCCAACTGCTGCGTTGGGTTGATTGCAATGCCTCCTCAAGGATAAAACAGCTCAGGACTTGATGttcacaacaacaacaaatctaACTCCGACTAGCACCTCAGTTGCCGGAAAAATCAGCAGCTCACATAATTGTGTTTGGGAGAGAAGAGAAAGCAGAGAGAAGAAGATAATGTAGGTGTGGTGGTTTTTTCATCAACAACTTAGGTCTCTATTTATAGTAGAGGCTAAGTGTAATTGACCACCCTGACATTAATAGACTTTAATAGACTTTAATATCAGAAATCAAAACTGcttatttaatatataaatcaaaattgctgattttgaatttaaataaaatgtaacagatttgtatttaatccacacattaaatcagttttaatgttttcaatgatgaatatatattatcagttatgtaagaaccctgattttttgtaatattttaaaacttttgtgaatagtaacttgagctgattaagtaatacgtatggggatcatcataaaatgaatagtggaattttgagaatccgagatcatattcttgtttatcgaggaaaataagtgaatgtaaaagccgacgaaattcgaagatttacgattatactacgtttttttcgtatccgtaaagaatggcgtagaaccgggaatactacatgaaataaataatatatcaaggtgtttctatgatcaagagaaggaatggaattggttatagtattataagcgataaaagaaatcgctacgaaacaagtcgttatacgtggaatctatcggaatggaacgacgattgcgtttacgataaataaaggaatgagaaattaaatcccatgcaagttggccatgcataaccaagtcctaactagtagttaggagtgtaactagatgattagaagttaactagaatagttagtggaatagtgttgaatagtgatgggagacaaacaagtacacaagccatacttctcccttttctcacttcatcacacaatcaaaccaacctatacctttgccaaattattgtcaaatctgctgcatacatcccatatattcattatacactcccacacttcatccacaaaagaaaacaaccctcttttccctcacttaaagctctcccattttacattccagcagttcggattttctgagcaagggagaaagaaaaattcataactcaaaatgtACGCATTCAAAtgtcatgaaatttttaccatagcttctatatatcttgggtaagattcgtaccaaatttcagcctcaaattagtttttttcaattttataaaaatgtttgaatgaggtgctgaaaagtaactccaaaattctaacttgtttcttggttttgtttcttaaggatctagcccttctaagtgtttttcaagcaaaccaagccctaatcaccttagtactaaccctcctagtgctcaataaggtataacttccaactctttaaagttttaagggtgggtttaagagttatttatgatgtagtgtcaagatccaagagtttgtgtatgtgtaaggttgttttactcatattcttgctaagtacttgagtttttgagttatgattcttttatttgatgatagataaagtatataaggtgtatgtgggtggatcttgagaagtaagaagtgttgtgttggtcataagtagtgattgtgtcaagaacaagtagtagaaatggaatatggagcctattgcacttggtctgccttctgcagtgtattcggccatgtaaatgtttgaaatttgtgagtcactggccatgactgggtagatcttgatttgtagtttctgtacatgtgtggatcatcacgaggggatttacggtttaaaagttatgatcgttttagtgtagagcgttcatacgaaaagccaactgcgcataggccacttgcttaataattttgaaaggctaaaaatgatttcgaaaatttggaaaaatcatgataattaaataatgcagcaaggaagactgtccaaaaagaattttaagaaaatattaatttttcgattttataaaaatgttttagtaaagcgaatcgataatcgcgtactaactaagatcgttggttattgattttagatcgccaacaaaagccccgagaccataccactcctagcactcgaggcaagtttacgaaaccctaacacaaattatccatgctatatatacttttgtgatattgatgccatgatttataattcgaaaatatatgcttgtctgtgatatcaatacattccaaTTATGTGATTATTTACGGAGAcgaacttcgttttatacgagtatgagaaattgaaacgtaattttaatataatacaagatagtgggagtcggagatagttttaaatcaatttaatcccggaacgagccggacgcggaaaatttcgatttcaataaataaagtactttcgcgtaacatacatatcaaacgagcgattgagatttgatttataactaaaagaggtaatcgaatactcactcaagggatatcctacttgactatttatttataagtaatacctaaagagttactaaaatatccggaaaatacttaaagtaatattgaaaagtttttaaatcaattcactctatctaaaatgtatgtaaccattcgaaggataattataagatgtcgaatcccgtcttaagtatttaattaagatttttatcaattcattgaaccttattaagaaacattttgtacttaaggttttatcaattcattggacccttcataaaaatattatgagaccgtaaatatttaatattacgtacctcaaaaaaaaaaatcatttaaaaatagacatagttcccaaggatactttctaaattattcaaaatttctcggaagagatcaatcatctgaaacttatcaaaaccttagggaacttagtctagaagcatgaaggttttgcttcctcgctcaatgaaaaacaagtgaacaatatatgtaaaactctactacggttaagggtagaaaacgatttttaaatttaaaactccgacaactcccaagaatcaattgtaataaaagtgaccgataaattaccttgtttaaaggtcaactgagaacgatctattccttcgataaaggattttatctaaatgatataattgttttgggactggaatgtggcttacccggcacggagaggtatcgggtagtgaccaagcgcggagtggcgcagtatacagttatgtggtctctgtgaccattgactttcggacttgcacggaaatgggcaaccatcgtgtaatgtcttgataagcccaaaggcggctaggtttgtattccttctactagtagagaaaatttcgtattcggctgatcaccggtacgtggtttattccagtatagtcccttcctccactttggataaattgttgtgaaacctacaacagaaggccgataaggctgagttttaaataaggatgttgatgttcatatatcacatccatatgagaatcttggttcaagcatcatattgagattttgagataaaatgagtacgagtataagccgattaaactgatacagttaaagttgagtttttcataaaattgacaagcatataaacttttagaaaccttggttatacaatgcctaatggttgtttttccctaaatgattatattgagataatggatatctatatcttgctgagcattagtgctcactcttgcttttataaatatcatatcacaacagattaccagcatggcccgaaccaggatgactgcccgcaaacgggtaggggacgcccgtgagtaccgtagactgttcgtccgccagccacctcaggtagacgaatagagatagtttccttttgagtacttgaaccaagactatttgtgacccgagtcagtctcatgtagagctgttctcggcattcactcttttgagataatttcctttggtctgtaataacttaaatactttaacgttaatttagtaatgtttctgagcatataacctgtgtgtgtgtgagtttggttaaaaggtcgagtaatgatgtgaaaagaggattaattatttattagtcaatattaagtgatcgtaacgacccgaattcccgaccttgaatttgggggtgttacagaaatggtatcagagccctagGTTATAAGTCTCAGAAATGTTAGGTGAATCAACTGAATCAATGAACTAGAACTCACATAGAGTTCGTAGTCGGGCTACGAGGGTAGCACTGATATTAAGAACCCTTAGGGGTGATTTAAGTATCCAAGGATAGTAATACGTGTGTTAAATGACTTGTAGGTACCCGATGTGTTAGACCCTGAGGCTGTAGAGGCGTACGAGAGAGAGCATGATGAGGCCCTTTTAGCTGAGATCGAGGTAGCAGACCCTGCCCCCACTGTGGGCTTAGAGGTATTCGAGTACCCGGAGACTGACCCTGAGGAGGACTCAGAGGAGGACCCCACTGAGCCAGACACTGAGATAGCCCCTCCTGAGGATATTCCATACGGCAGCACGGAGGTTTCGTCTCCAGAGATGATGAGGGTGGATGTGCATCAGAGGTCGATAGAGCGTTTGTTAGATCGGATCTCAGCAGCCCAGGCTCGAGTCGCTGAGCTCGAGAGCGAGACGGGAGTAGCAGATTTGATGGATAGGATGATAGCTCTGCAGGCTAGAGTCACTGCACTGACTGAGGAGTTAGAGGCGGAGCTAGGGGCATCCACCCCAGTGAGGACACCCACCTCATCCCCTGTACCAGTTAGTCCCGCACGGACTGAGACCGACGACGGCATGGACCCTATTCTTGACGGTGTGGCAGCGACTCCTGCAAATTCCCCACTTCCACCACCCCTACCAGTCATATCCCTAGCAGTTCACGACTGGGTGGTAGGTCGCTATGCTGCTGATCTGACAGCGGCTGAGGCCCGTATTACCGAGCTGAGGGACCAGCTTTCCATCGAGCGGCACATGAGGATAGAGGCCCGAGCCAGGCGAGGATACCCCAGCGCCCGACGCGTGCGCAGGACCATTCGCCGCATAGAGCAGAGGACCATCGGTAGGATTCACCGCTTATCCCCCCAGCGTGACTTGGTGAGTAGGCGCGAGGTTATTAGGGTTGTGGTTCGCGCTATGAGGCGGATTCGTGATGTTACTCATGGCTAGTGGACACTGTtagtagttggttgttgttcCTCAGTGGTGGTACTTAGTTGTTTTGTGATAGTTGTTCTGGGTTGTTGTCTTTGATAGTGCCACCAgctaaggattattgtattaaggCAAATTGTACTTTTATTATTCAGTATGTTGTACCTAGACCCGGCGTATggccaaattatgtataattatcaTGTTGTTTAATTGCGATTTCTAGATTGTGGTTTAATCTTCTTTCATACCTGCATAATTACATACTGTCATAACAAATCAGGAAGCATGAGAATTGGCAAGTGGAAACAACCTAAATAAGTTTATGTAACAGGAAAATGCCGCCAAGGAGAATAGTAACAAGAACTCGCCCGGCTGCATCTGGCGGCCAGGGTAGTAATAATGAGCAAGGGCATCGAGCACAGACCCCACCATTAAGATTTAACAAAGaacgaaatgagtatgatgatgaGGACTATGAGGAGTCAGAGGCTGAAGATACTCAGGGGATGGAAATGCCAGTGAACCCTATGGAGCAGTTTGTAGAACTTCTGAGGCAAAACCTGCAGCAGCAACGACCACCCCAGCAACCCCAGCAGGCCATGGCTAATGCATTTAAATCTTTCAAGTCGGTCAAGCCCCCAGAGTTTCACGGTGTTACTGACCCAGTTCAGGCCAGGGCTTGGCTAAAAGAGGTAGAAAAGACCTTTGAGCGAATCGGCACTGAAGAAGCCCACAAGACTAATTTTGCCACTTATCTCTTAAAGGGTgaggctaactattggtgggaagccaagaaaaatatggagccccaagggattgttacttgggaaagattcactgagttatttttaaagaagtatgtcccgaagtttatggaggttcagatgcagcgaaagttcctagagctgaaacaagaaaatatgagcgtagcggaatatgaagctaagttcacaGAATTGTCGAGGTTTGTGCCACAACTGGTGGGTACCGAAGAGCAAAAGGCTGAGAGAtttcaacagggattgaagcAGTGGATTCAGAATAAGCTGGCAATTCTGGAGATAACTGACTATGCCACCCTAGTGCAGAAGGCCACGATAGCTGAAGCAGGGAGTGAAATGAGCCAGAAAATGAAGCAAACTAAGAAGCGAAAGTTTGATGGTCAAAGCCGGAGTGTGGGAGGGGGAAGCTTCCCTAGTAAGTTTGTCAGGGGGACGGCCTCCCAACCCAACCGCAGTACAGGATTCGGGGGATCAGGGGGCGTGAGTGTGGCCCGGAGCGGGAACCAGACGGGAATGTCTTATCATAGCCAACCACGACCCCCTCTGCCAGAATGCAAGAGCTGTGGTAAGAAGCATTCTGGGCAATGTATGCAGAAACCAgtgacatgctttaaatgtggtaaGGTGGGGCACTATGCCACAGCTTGTAACCAGGAAGCGGCTAAGTGTTTCCAGTGCGGAAAGACAGGACACATGAGGAAGGACTGCCCTGCGGCGGCCCCAGCTAGCTCAAGGGGTAGTGTAGCTGCATCTAACAGAGTGCCGACTGCCAGAACCTTTAATATGACTGTGAAAGATGCCGTGAGGAACACCAATGTTATAGCAGGTACGCTCCTCCTAAACTCCAATTCCGCCAATgtgctatttgattctggagctactaagtctttcgtgtctaaggaatttgctgaaaaattgaacttaaaagtggaacctttgaaagaatctttgcaagtggaaatagctaatcaagagattatccctgtaaatcaagtttatgctaactgcaacctagaattaggtggagtaagatacccagtagatttaattccctttcgactaggggagtttgatgtgatattaggaatggattggctatctagaaaCCATGCCCAAATTGATTGTGAGGGGaagaaagtaaaattgaaaaCACCTAGTGGTAAGAGTGTAATAATTAAGGGGCAACGGCAAACCAAGAAGTTTCTAACTATGGTGCAGACCAAAAGACTTTtaaggcaaggatgtgaggcctacttggctcacgtggtggataccaaacgagaaacccctgagatccacaccatacccgtagttaacgagtttgaggatgtatttcccaaggatcttcccggactacctccggatcgggagatagaatttgccattgatttagctcccggcacggcaccagtatcaaaggccccgtatcgtttggcccccgtcgagatgaaagagttggctgatcaactgcaagatctattggataaaggaatgattagaccaagtgtgtccccgtggggtgcacccgtattatttgtgaagaagaaggacggcagcatgagactgtgcatcgattatcgagagctgaacaagctgaccattaagaacaagtacccattgccaagaatagatgacctctttgaccaactaaaggatgccacatgtttttccaagattgaccttaggacatgttatcatcaacttaagatcaaaccggaagatatacctaagactgcatttcgtactaggtacggacattatgagttcctggttatgtcatttggtttgactaacgcgcccgcggctttcatggatctgatgaacagagtctttaagaagtatctggacgaatgcgtgatagtcttcatcgatgatattctaatttactctaggtcggaggaggaacatgcggaacacctcaggatagtattggaaatcttacgaaaagaaaaattgtatgccaaattctcaaagtgtgaattttggttgaaagaaattcagtttttgggtcatgtgattagtaaggaaggaattctcgtagaccccgcaaagatagaagctgtcgctaattgggaacaaccaaccacgcccaccgaggtcagaagctttattggactggccgggtattatcgaaggtttgtaaaggatttcgccaagatagcaggcccgttgactagacttactcggaaaacagaaaagtttgtttggacggagaaatgtgaggagagcttccaagaattgaagaaaaggttggtatcggccccagtgc carries:
- the LOC141693966 gene encoding uncharacterized protein LOC141693966, coding for MARTRMTARKRVGDAREYRRLFVRQPPQVPDVLDPEAVEAYEREHDEALLAEIEVADPAPTVGLEVFEYPETDPEEDSEEDPTEPDTEIAPPEDIPYGSTEVSSPEMMRVDVHQRSIERLLDRISAAQARVAELESETGVADLMDRMIALQARVTALTEELEAELGASTPVRTPTSSPVPVSPARTETDDGMDPILDGVAATPANSPLPPPLPVISLAVHDWVVGRYAADLTAAEARITELRDQLSIERHMRIEARARRGYPSARRVRRTIRRIEQRTIGRIHRLSPQRDLVSRREVIRVVVRAMRRIRDVTHG